A single region of the Pogoniulus pusillus isolate bPogPus1 chromosome Z, bPogPus1.pri, whole genome shotgun sequence genome encodes:
- the SHLD3 gene encoding shieldin complex subunit 3 encodes MEVVLHYRPYQRDQIKLQKFAEAAVEEFPVRQLPRFTPWFPNDLSRLPLKPKKHPPVISCEEAEELKQLFTTSDYVTGSSDYDCTKNLLEFQSNVTYGQSSVQAQTVHRSINVENQEEPPPNGREKLKRSWSVSLPCPKLKEEILPLSQELQNNLERLKLHAFYRAKWTIEQSICNNQNLEDIWIKLNRLIKQNELPSCNATIQRSVGQIWIFCDILYCEYVRNILREKLCLTDKMNLLVHKFGIIFSL; translated from the coding sequence ATGGAAGTGGTCTTGCATTATCGACCATATCAGAGAGATCAAATAAAACTGCAGAaatttgcagaagcagcagtagaagAGTTTCCAGTTCGTCAGTTACCAAGATTTACACCCTGGTTTCCAAATGATTTAAGCAGACTTCCCCTCAAACCAAAAAAGCACCCACCTGTTATTTCTTGTGAGGAAGCAGAAGAACTGAAACAGCTTTTTACAACTTCAGACTATGTTACAGGGTCTTCTGATTATGACTGCACAAAAAATCTGCTTGAGTTTCAGTCTAATGTGACATACGGACAGTCTTCAGTCCAAGCACAGACTGTTCACAGATCAATTAATGTGGAGAATCAAGAAGAACCACCACCTAATGGAAGAGAAAAACTGAAAAGATCTTGGAGTGTCTCTCTGCCTTGCCCTAAACTTAAAGAAGAGATTCTGCCTCTATCTCAAGAACTGCAAAATAATTTGGAAAGACTTAAACTGCATGCGTTTTATAGAGCAAAGTGGACAATTGAACAGTCTATTTGTAATAATCAGAATTTGGAGGACATCTGGATAAAATTGAACAGGCTCATAAAGCAGAATGAATTGCCATCCTGCAATGCTACTATCCAAAGATCTGTGGGACAGATATGGATTTTCTGTGATATATTATACTGTGAATATGTTAGAAATATTCTTAGGGAAAAGCTGTGCCTTACTGATAAAATGAATTTGCTTGTACATAAATTTGGAATTATATTTAGTTTATAA